Proteins from one Chloroflexota bacterium genomic window:
- the uvrA gene encoding excinuclease ABC subunit UvrA — protein MPSDRIVVRGAREHNLRNIDVEMPRDRLIVITGLSGSGKSSLAFDTIYAEGQRRYVESLSAYARQFLGQMEKPDVDQIDGLSPAISIDQKGASRNPRSTVGTVTEIYDYLRLLFARIGRMHCPVCGREIERQTVEQIVDQLYGLPEATRVLVLAPVVRDRKGEHEKVLAGARQAGFARVRVDGEVRDLDEEISLAKTFRHTIEVVVDRLVIRHGRRDDPDGERPDAARLADSIETALRLAEGTVLVNVPEKDAAGTDRLYSERYACPEHGGSFEEPAPRNFSFNSPHGACPECTGLGSRLEIDPDLVLPDLTRSIREGAIVPWRRMAVTDSWFSKILDAVAVAYDFSPEQPVGELSEEAREILLRGNRGERVVVTYRSRSGASHEFTTTFEGVLPNLARRYRETGSEATRTEIERYMASRPCPTCGGMRLRPESVAVTVGGRNIIETTRLSITEALEWHRSLPGRLTNRENTIARQVLKEVRSRLGFLVDVGLDYLTLDRASGTLSGGEAQRIRLATQIGSSLMGVLYILDEPSIGLHQRDNARLIATLSRLRDLGNTLIVVEHDEETIRAADWVVDIGPRAGEHGGRLIHSGPLDELLRNERSITADYLRGDRSIPVPRRRRTGSGEWLTVRGAAENNLRSIDVGFPLGRMVAVTGVSGSGKSSLVTQILYPALAQRLHGARERAGRHAGLDGVDRVDKVIEIDQSPIGRTPRSNPATYTGLWAPLRELLAAVPESRLRGYKPGRFSFNVKGGRCEACEGAGIVQIEMHFLPDVYVACEVCKGQRYNRETLEIHYKGRNVAEILEMTVDEALDFFGPIPAIRNRLQTLQDVGMGYVHLGQPATTLSGGEAQRVKLATELSRRATGRTVYILDEPTTGLHFDDVARLLKVLSRLADAGNTVIVIEHNLDVIKSADWVVDLGPEGGDAGGALIASGTPEAVAEDPASYTGLYLRRVLGLPERLRPARRTRPTRRAAAVSA, from the coding sequence ATGCCCTCGGATCGGATCGTCGTGCGCGGCGCGCGCGAGCACAACCTGCGCAACATCGACGTGGAGATGCCGAGGGACCGGCTGATCGTGATCACCGGCCTGTCGGGATCGGGAAAGTCGAGCCTGGCGTTCGACACCATCTACGCAGAGGGCCAGCGGCGCTACGTCGAGTCATTGTCGGCCTACGCGCGGCAGTTCCTGGGGCAGATGGAGAAGCCCGACGTCGACCAGATCGACGGGCTGTCGCCGGCGATCAGCATCGACCAGAAGGGCGCCAGCCGGAACCCCCGCTCGACGGTCGGCACCGTCACCGAGATCTACGACTACCTGCGCCTGCTGTTTGCCCGGATCGGTCGGATGCATTGCCCGGTGTGCGGCCGGGAGATCGAGCGACAGACGGTCGAGCAGATCGTGGACCAGCTGTACGGGCTGCCCGAAGCGACGCGGGTCCTGGTCCTGGCGCCGGTCGTCCGGGACCGGAAGGGCGAGCACGAGAAGGTCCTGGCCGGGGCCCGCCAGGCGGGCTTTGCCCGGGTCCGGGTCGACGGCGAGGTCCGCGACCTCGACGAGGAGATCTCGCTGGCCAAGACCTTCCGCCACACCATCGAGGTCGTCGTCGACCGCCTGGTGATCCGCCACGGGCGTCGTGACGACCCGGACGGCGAGCGTCCGGACGCCGCGCGGCTGGCCGACTCGATCGAGACGGCCCTTCGCCTGGCAGAGGGAACCGTGCTCGTGAACGTGCCCGAGAAGGACGCGGCGGGGACGGACCGCTTGTACTCGGAGCGCTACGCCTGCCCCGAGCACGGCGGATCGTTCGAGGAGCCCGCTCCCCGCAACTTCTCGTTCAACTCGCCGCACGGCGCCTGCCCCGAGTGCACCGGCCTCGGCAGCCGGCTCGAGATCGATCCGGACCTGGTCCTGCCGGATCTGACCCGCTCCATCCGGGAGGGGGCCATCGTCCCGTGGCGGCGGATGGCGGTCACCGACTCGTGGTTCAGCAAGATCCTCGACGCGGTCGCCGTGGCTTACGACTTCTCGCCCGAGCAGCCCGTGGGCGAGCTGAGCGAGGAGGCGCGCGAGATCCTGCTGCGTGGCAATCGCGGGGAGCGGGTGGTCGTCACCTACCGGTCCCGGTCGGGCGCCAGCCACGAGTTCACCACCACCTTCGAAGGCGTCCTTCCCAACCTCGCACGCCGATACCGAGAGACGGGCTCGGAGGCCACCCGGACCGAGATCGAGCGCTACATGGCCAGCCGCCCCTGTCCCACCTGTGGCGGGATGCGGCTTCGACCGGAGTCGGTGGCGGTCACGGTGGGCGGTCGCAACATCATCGAGACGACCCGACTGTCGATCACCGAGGCGCTCGAATGGCACCGATCCCTCCCCGGGCGCCTGACCAATCGCGAGAACACGATCGCCCGCCAGGTGCTCAAGGAGGTCCGATCCCGCCTGGGGTTCCTGGTCGACGTCGGGCTCGACTACCTGACCCTGGACCGGGCGTCGGGCACCCTGAGTGGGGGGGAGGCCCAGCGCATCCGGCTGGCGACCCAGATCGGCTCCAGCCTGATGGGCGTGCTGTACATCCTCGACGAGCCGTCGATCGGCCTCCACCAGCGCGACAACGCGCGGCTCATCGCCACCCTGAGCCGGCTGCGCGACCTGGGCAACACCCTGATCGTGGTCGAGCATGACGAGGAGACGATCCGGGCCGCGGACTGGGTGGTGGACATCGGGCCCCGGGCGGGAGAGCACGGGGGGCGTCTCATCCACTCCGGGCCGCTGGACGAGCTACTCCGCAACGAGCGCTCGATCACTGCCGACTACCTGCGCGGTGACCGCTCGATCCCGGTGCCGCGCCGCCGCCGGACGGGGAGCGGAGAGTGGCTGACCGTGCGGGGAGCGGCCGAGAACAACCTGCGGTCGATCGACGTCGGCTTTCCCCTGGGCCGGATGGTGGCGGTGACCGGGGTCAGCGGGTCGGGCAAGTCGAGCCTGGTGACCCAGATCCTGTACCCGGCCCTGGCCCAGCGGCTGCACGGCGCCCGGGAACGTGCAGGCCGGCATGCGGGGCTCGACGGCGTGGACCGGGTCGACAAAGTGATCGAGATCGACCAGAGCCCCATCGGGCGCACCCCGCGCTCGAACCCCGCCACGTACACCGGCCTCTGGGCGCCCCTGCGTGAGCTCCTGGCCGCCGTCCCCGAATCACGCCTGCGCGGCTACAAGCCGGGCCGGTTCAGCTTCAACGTCAAGGGCGGCCGCTGCGAGGCATGCGAGGGAGCGGGGATCGTGCAGATCGAGATGCACTTCCTGCCGGACGTGTACGTGGCCTGTGAAGTGTGCAAGGGCCAGCGCTACAACCGCGAGACGCTCGAGATCCACTACAAGGGCCGCAACGTGGCCGAGATCCTCGAGATGACGGTCGACGAGGCGCTCGACTTCTTCGGGCCCATCCCTGCCATCCGCAACCGGCTGCAGACCCTCCAGGACGTGGGCATGGGCTACGTCCACCTCGGCCAGCCGGCAACCACCCTGTCCGGCGGCGAGGCGCAACGGGTCAAGCTGGCTACCGAGCTGTCGCGCCGCGCAACCGGGCGCACGGTCTACATCCTCGACGAGCCCACCACCGGCCTCCACTTCGACGACGTCGCCCGTCTCCTGAAGGTGCTCAGCCGGCTGGCCGACGCGGGGAACACGGTCATCGTGATCGAGCACAACCTGGACGTCATCAAGTCCGCCGACTGGGTGGTTGACCTCGGCCCGGAAGGGGGCGATGCGGGCGGAGCATTGATCGCGTCCGGAACCCCCGAGGCGGTCGCCGAGGACCCCGCGTCCTACACCGGTCTGTACCTGCGCCGGGTCCTGGGGCTACCGGAGCGGCTGCGCCCCGCTCGCCGGACCCGACCCACCCGGCGGGCAGCAGCCGTCTCGGCTTGA
- a CDS encoding carbohydrate ABC transporter permease codes for MTAPTSALTRPRATGSALRRQTRRFAAVSGVTLFAIVLVSAFLMPLAYMTATAFKEHEQLADQNAPLFPARPATFEYEGEAYPIYAVPTEAGIREWALIEPHREDAIFIDPANPEAGPIEWVGRWRTLEQVRHVELTFENFASAWERIEFPRLFLNTIIIAGLSTFGAVVSAICVAYGFSRFRFPGRNGLFLVMLATIVLPFQVTLIPSYAVYLQLGWVGTWLPLIVPHFFSNAYNVFLLRQYFLTIPRELDEAAMIDGAGPLRILRSIIIPQAIPAIVAVALFHFFWAWNDYFLPLVYLQSEPDLQPLSVGLGRFTALYAGDPPTLQAAAILAMALPVIVFFLAQRAFMRGVVFVGVEK; via the coding sequence ATGACGGCGCCGACGTCGGCGCTCACGCGACCGCGGGCAACCGGGTCCGCCCTCCGCCGCCAGACGCGGCGGTTCGCGGCGGTGTCCGGCGTCACGCTGTTCGCCATCGTGCTCGTCTCGGCGTTCCTCATGCCGCTGGCCTACATGACCGCGACTGCCTTCAAGGAACACGAGCAGCTCGCCGACCAGAACGCGCCGCTCTTTCCGGCCCGCCCGGCCACGTTCGAGTACGAAGGCGAGGCGTATCCCATCTACGCGGTGCCCACCGAGGCGGGCATCCGCGAGTGGGCGCTCATCGAGCCGCACCGCGAGGACGCGATCTTCATCGACCCGGCGAACCCGGAGGCGGGACCGATCGAATGGGTCGGCCGCTGGCGAACGCTCGAGCAGGTGCGCCACGTCGAGCTGACCTTCGAGAACTTCGCGAGCGCCTGGGAGCGGATCGAGTTCCCGCGCCTGTTCCTGAACACGATCATCATCGCCGGCCTCTCGACCTTCGGCGCGGTGGTGTCCGCGATCTGCGTGGCCTACGGGTTCAGCCGCTTCCGATTCCCCGGCCGCAACGGGCTGTTCCTCGTGATGCTCGCAACCATCGTCCTGCCGTTCCAGGTCACGCTCATCCCGAGCTATGCGGTCTACCTCCAGCTCGGCTGGGTCGGGACCTGGCTGCCGCTGATCGTTCCACACTTCTTCTCGAACGCCTACAACGTGTTCCTCCTCCGCCAGTACTTCCTCACGATCCCGCGTGAGTTGGACGAAGCTGCGATGATCGATGGCGCCGGGCCGCTGCGCATCCTCCGCTCGATCATCATCCCGCAGGCCATCCCGGCCATCGTCGCGGTCGCGCTTTTCCACTTCTTCTGGGCGTGGAACGACTACTTCCTGCCACTGGTCTATCTCCAGAGCGAGCCCGACCTCCAGCCCCTGTCGGTCGGGCTCGGGCGCTTCACGGCACTGTACGCCGGGGACCCGCCCACGCTCCAGGCGGCGGCGATCCTGGCCATGGCCTTACCCGTGATCGTGTTCTTTCTCGCCCAACGGGCATTCATGCGAGGCGTGGTCTTCGTCGGGGTGGAGAAGTGA
- a CDS encoding sugar ABC transporter permease, with product MTAISESGTPRAVAARPPSGRFSSLETREALTGLVFISPWIVGFVLFSALPMLASLVLSFTDFDPRAVDEIHFIGLDNYVQMLHDPILIQSLGVTVRFALLVVPTTLAFALGVALLVNSTLLAGRNVFRTLFYMPMQIPIVASTVIWIGVLNAGNGWLNQGLAVFGIQGPDWLNSTTWVHPALVLMGLWGIGNMMLIFLAGLQSVPTELYDAARVDGAGRWGTFRNVTLPLISPVLFYNLIIALIATFQYFTQAYVISNGRGDPARETLFFNLNLFREGFAFFHMGYASALAWLLFVIVLALTFVLFRTAGSWVYSGADR from the coding sequence ATGACGGCGATCTCCGAGTCGGGCACCCCCCGCGCCGTCGCGGCACGGCCGCCATCGGGTCGCTTCTCGTCACTCGAAACGCGTGAGGCCCTGACCGGGCTCGTCTTCATCTCCCCGTGGATCGTCGGATTCGTCCTGTTCTCGGCCCTGCCGATGCTCGCCTCGCTCGTCCTGTCGTTCACCGACTTCGATCCGCGGGCGGTCGATGAGATCCATTTCATCGGTCTCGACAACTACGTCCAGATGCTGCACGACCCGATCCTGATCCAGTCGCTGGGCGTGACCGTTCGCTTCGCCCTGCTCGTCGTCCCGACCACGCTGGCCTTCGCCCTCGGCGTGGCGTTGCTCGTGAACAGCACGCTCCTGGCCGGGCGCAACGTGTTCCGGACGCTGTTCTACATGCCGATGCAGATCCCGATCGTGGCCAGCACCGTCATCTGGATCGGTGTCCTGAACGCCGGCAACGGTTGGCTCAACCAGGGCCTCGCCGTGTTCGGCATCCAGGGGCCGGACTGGCTGAACAGCACGACCTGGGTCCACCCCGCCCTGGTGCTCATGGGCCTGTGGGGGATCGGCAACATGATGCTGATCTTCCTGGCCGGCCTCCAAAGCGTGCCCACTGAGCTGTACGACGCGGCTCGGGTTGATGGTGCCGGCCGGTGGGGAACGTTTCGCAACGTGACGCTCCCGCTCATCTCGCCGGTCCTCTTCTACAACCTGATCATTGCCCTGATCGCCACCTTCCAGTACTTCACCCAGGCGTACGTCATCAGCAACGGTCGCGGCGATCCCGCGCGCGAAACGCTGTTCTTCAACCTGAATCTGTTCCGCGAGGGCTTCGCGTTCTTCCACATGGGCTACGCCTCCGCGCTGGCTTGGCTCCTGTTCGTGATCGTCCTGGCGCTGACCTTCGTACTGTTCCGGACGGCGGGATCGTGGGTCTACTCGGGCGCGGACCGATGA
- a CDS encoding extracellular solute-binding protein, with the protein MDRIGRTPMQFTAVLAAILLLLAACQSSASPTGSPGASASGEVVEIEWYVGLGTGENPEQIPTEEAVVAAFNESHDNIQIELTVVDNTDAQNTLNTRMPTDPPDIIGPIGIRALQSFGDQLLDLAPYIESSGVDLSAIDQALIDAYNVDGKQIGIPMAVYPQFIYYNKSLFDEAGLAYPPHEVGEQYEGQDWTWDTVRDLAMLLTVDANGNDATSAAFDPNSIAQWGLDAQFTEIDTRALSTIFGGSGSVVADDGTTAQWPDNWREGLQFYYDAVWTDHFAPTKAEAEAIGGGEDRNTFQSGLIAMDAVHQWYVCCIYPAEGDPAVTDWDIAVLPEGPDGTVTSKLHADTIGILDTTEHPEEAFEVLAYLSQQADLVQVWGAMPAIASQRDAFFAGLDERFAPLVIDWNVSSQMLGFPDNPSHEAFMPNFEEADSANKDFGALLWTTPGLDLQAEIDAHVETLQALFDEGS; encoded by the coding sequence ATGGATCGGATTGGGCGCACGCCCATGCAGTTCACGGCCGTATTGGCCGCAATTCTCTTGCTCCTGGCCGCGTGCCAGAGCTCGGCATCGCCGACCGGTTCGCCCGGCGCAAGCGCCTCCGGCGAAGTCGTCGAGATCGAGTGGTACGTCGGCCTGGGCACCGGCGAGAACCCAGAGCAGATCCCAACCGAGGAGGCGGTCGTCGCCGCCTTCAACGAGTCGCATGACAACATCCAGATCGAGTTGACGGTCGTCGACAACACCGATGCTCAGAACACCCTGAACACCCGAATGCCGACCGATCCGCCGGACATCATCGGGCCGATCGGGATCCGGGCGCTGCAGTCGTTCGGCGACCAGCTCCTCGACCTGGCGCCCTACATCGAGTCCTCCGGCGTCGACCTGTCGGCGATCGACCAGGCGCTGATCGACGCCTACAACGTGGACGGCAAGCAGATCGGCATCCCGATGGCGGTCTACCCGCAGTTCATCTACTACAACAAGTCACTCTTCGACGAGGCGGGCCTGGCATATCCGCCACACGAGGTGGGGGAGCAGTACGAGGGTCAGGACTGGACCTGGGACACGGTCCGAGATCTGGCCATGCTGCTGACCGTTGATGCCAACGGCAACGATGCGACCAGCGCCGCCTTCGACCCGAACAGCATTGCGCAGTGGGGCCTCGATGCCCAGTTCACCGAGATCGACACTCGGGCCCTGTCCACGATCTTCGGCGGGTCGGGCTCGGTCGTGGCCGATGACGGCACGACGGCCCAGTGGCCGGACAACTGGCGCGAGGGGCTGCAGTTCTACTACGACGCAGTCTGGACCGACCACTTCGCGCCAACCAAGGCCGAGGCCGAGGCCATCGGCGGCGGCGAGGACCGGAACACGTTCCAGAGCGGTCTGATCGCGATGGACGCCGTCCACCAGTGGTACGTCTGCTGCATCTACCCCGCCGAGGGTGACCCTGCGGTGACCGATTGGGACATCGCGGTGCTGCCGGAAGGTCCGGACGGCACGGTCACCTCGAAGCTTCATGCCGATACGATCGGCATCCTCGACACGACCGAGCATCCCGAGGAAGCGTTTGAAGTGCTGGCCTACCTGAGCCAGCAGGCCGACCTGGTCCAGGTCTGGGGCGCCATGCCCGCGATCGCGAGCCAGCGGGATGCCTTCTTCGCCGGTCTGGACGAGCGGTTCGCCCCGCTCGTGATCGACTGGAACGTGTCGTCGCAGATGCTCGGTTTCCCGGACAACCCGAGCCACGAGGCATTCATGCCGAACTTCGAGGAGGCCGACTCGGCCAACAAGGACTTCGGCGCGCTGCTGTGGACGACCCCGGGGCTCGACCTGCAGGCCGAGATCGACGCCCACGTCGAGACGTTGCAGGCGCTGTTCGACGAGGGCAGCTAG
- a CDS encoding GH1 family beta-glucosidase produces MTGTPVHDVAALADRFPPGFTFGVASSAYQIEGAVAAEGRGPSIWDTFSHEPGRIQNGDTGDLTCDHYHRWAEDLDLLAALGVGAYRFSVSWPRVLPAGTGATNERGIDFYDRLIDGLLERGIEPFLTAYHWDLPQALQDRGGWVHQSIVEAFADYVGLLADRFGDRVRTWITINEPQVFAFFGHAIGRHAPGERDWGLALRVAGAALAAHAVAAARIRARAPDARVGVALDLNLVEPATTSEEDVQAALLHRAIRQDWFLDPLFGLGYPERALAAHREAGHLPDLDPPELPGSGLDFLGVNYYTREIVEADPGSPFGIRVTTGSAGRQTTMGWEVHPDGLRQVLIRLHRDYGPPSMVVTENGAAFADPEPGEGVAVPDFERREYLAAHLEAAARALAEGVPLSGYFAWSLFDNFEWEKGFGQRFGLVRVDYATQQRSLKESGEWYRSLVQQHRAGE; encoded by the coding sequence GTGACCGGCACACCGGTCCACGATGTCGCGGCGCTGGCCGACAGATTCCCTCCGGGCTTCACGTTCGGTGTCGCGTCATCGGCCTATCAGATCGAGGGCGCGGTTGCGGCGGAAGGCCGCGGCCCGTCCATCTGGGACACCTTCAGTCACGAGCCGGGTCGTATTCAGAACGGCGACACCGGCGACCTGACCTGCGACCACTACCACCGTTGGGCGGAGGATCTCGACCTGCTGGCCGCGCTCGGGGTGGGCGCCTACCGCTTCAGCGTGAGCTGGCCGCGGGTGCTCCCCGCGGGCACGGGGGCGACGAACGAACGCGGCATCGACTTCTACGACCGCCTCATCGACGGCCTGCTGGAGCGCGGCATTGAGCCGTTCCTCACCGCGTATCACTGGGATTTGCCACAGGCGCTGCAGGACCGGGGCGGATGGGTGCACCAGTCGATCGTCGAGGCCTTCGCGGACTACGTCGGACTGCTGGCCGATCGGTTCGGCGATCGGGTCCGAACGTGGATCACGATCAACGAGCCACAGGTCTTCGCCTTTTTCGGTCACGCGATAGGAAGGCATGCGCCGGGTGAGCGAGACTGGGGCCTGGCGCTCCGGGTGGCCGGGGCGGCGCTGGCCGCCCATGCGGTGGCCGCGGCCCGGATCCGGGCAAGAGCCCCGGACGCGCGGGTCGGCGTCGCGCTGGACCTCAATCTTGTCGAGCCTGCGACAACGAGCGAGGAGGACGTTCAGGCCGCGCTCCTCCACCGGGCGATCCGCCAGGACTGGTTCCTCGACCCTCTCTTCGGCCTTGGTTATCCCGAGCGCGCGCTGGCGGCCCACCGCGAGGCCGGACACCTGCCGGACCTCGATCCTCCGGAGCTGCCCGGTTCCGGACTCGACTTCCTGGGGGTGAACTACTACACCCGCGAGATCGTCGAAGCCGACCCGGGATCGCCGTTCGGCATCCGTGTCACGACCGGGTCGGCGGGGCGGCAGACGACGATGGGCTGGGAGGTCCATCCCGACGGGTTGCGACAGGTCCTCATCCGGCTCCATCGCGACTACGGACCTCCGTCCATGGTGGTGACCGAGAACGGCGCAGCGTTCGCCGATCCCGAGCCCGGCGAAGGCGTGGCGGTGCCGGACTTCGAGCGCCGCGAGTATCTCGCCGCCCATCTCGAAGCGGCCGCGCGAGCGCTGGCCGAGGGCGTCCCGCTGAGCGGGTATTTCGCTTGGTCCCTGTTCGACAACTTCGAATGGGAGAAGGGGTTCGGGCAGCGATTCGGCCTCGTCCGGGTTGACTACGCGACCCAGCAGCGAAGCCTCAAGGAAAGCGGAGAGTGGTACCGGTCGCTCGTTCAGCAGCACCGCGCCGGGGAGTAA